One Glycine soja cultivar W05 chromosome 7, ASM419377v2, whole genome shotgun sequence genomic window, CAACTTGCCCTCCATGCTCAAAAGCATTAACCACCGTGGCCAACGCCCCAGCAAAGGCAGGAACTAATCCATCTCCTGAAAACACAGACCCTAGTGCAGCAATTCCTGAAGGAAAAGGTGCTGAAACAGCAAAACCCTTGTTTATCTTTAGTGCAATATTCCCTAACCTCTCATAGTCTTCCATGTCTTTTCTCTTCAACACTTCAATAACCTCCCTCATTTCCTCTTCCAACTCCACATTCCAtccattattattgttgttcttAATCTCCATTATCTTGTCTTTGTCATTGCTCGATAATCTACTTTTTGGCCACCATCTAGCTGCTTCAAATTTTGCTGGAAACTTTTCGAGCATTGCACCACCCAACAAGGGGAGTGGATAAGCCTTGTCTAGAGCCAAAACCTTCTCTATTGCATCCCTCACATCTCCTTCACTTGGATTTCCAATGGCGATTTCTGTTTCGATCTGTGTCTGAAGCTGCTTAAATAGTCTTGCAGTGTTTCTTTGTTCCTCAGCAAGTTATGAGGGTTGGATTTTGTTGGTAGCAAGTAGCATCCCCGTggctgcagaaaacaaaagtgttgaTGATAGTTTAAGAGCCAAAACTGGTGCACCATCATAACTACCTGCAACACTAGCCATGGTTGAAGCTGCGAGTGTTAGCATGTTGATGGAGTTTAGTAGGAGCGTGTTCCAATTCACACGTTGTTCTCCTACGTTGTTGTGCATTTCAATTCTGTCAGCTACAGCCTCCAAGATTGCATAGAGCTGAATAATGGCTTTGGAGGACCCCATGGTTTCCACTGTCTGAAATTTTTGAGAAGATATTTGATACAATTCTGGGTATTTATCTCTAAGAGTTATTCCATCACCCACCCAAGAATCTTCCCAAAATAGTATTTGATCACCACTGCCCAATTTCCAAAGAAACTGCTTTAAGACATCACCCATGTTGTTGTGATGAATTATAGACCTCAAATGAGACCACCAAAAGGAATGGGTCTGCTTAGGAGGGCCCTCTTCCAATCCTCTCCACCCCTTGTACATTGAAGTGAGAATTctactccattttttttatcagcaaaataagatatgtatattaaaataacaGTACCAGGGGTACTATAATTACAATAGTTATAGAAATCGTAGTGGATCCACCTGTCAAGCTACTCAGATTGGTGTGTATCATTTTGGAATTTTGCCCAATGGGAGTATCCCCTCTTGTCTGTATAATTTTGGAATTCAGACCAACCACcatatttagaatttaaaattcttaccCAAAGCTACTACTGACCAGATGCAAAAGCCCATATCCATCTACCCATCAAAGCTACATTGAATTTCGAAATATCCTTTATCCCCAGACCCCCATCATTCTTGGGCAGGCAAATATCAGCCCATTTCACCCAAGGAATTTTCTTATGATCATTGTCTCCACCCCACAGAAAATTCCTTTGTAAGGATATCAATCTTTGAACTAACCTTTGAGGTATGTTGAAAAAGGAGAGAAGATAAATTGGAAGAGCATTCAGGACAGAATTTATAAGGGTGATCTTCCCACCCATGGATATATCTTTCTGGGCCCATTTGGATGATTTAGATTTGAATTTATTGATGAGAGGCTCCCACACCAGCTGGCTTGAAGGATTAGCACCAATAGGAATGCCTAGATAATGAAAAGGATAATCCATTTATCTACAATTCATGGTATGAGCTGCTTCCAAAGCCCAATTAACTCCACCTTCTATGATCCCAAACTGAATTTTAGCAAAATTAATCTTTAGGCCAGAAGCCAGTTCAAAGCCTCTAAGTAAAGCCTTTAAAGCATAGACATTCTCCTAAGCAGCCTCACCCACAAAAACAGTATCATCAGCATACTACAATATATTGATAggttcctttttctttccatcTAAGAAGCTTCAAGTTAAGGCCATCTGGCCCAGGGCATTTATCCCCTCCACAACTCCACACAGCTTCTTTGACCTCTTGGTGAGAGAAAGGGGCAGTCAGCTGCTCCCTTTGCCCCTGAGAAATAGAATTGAATTGAACCCCATTCAAGGTAGGTCTAGAGTGGTTCTGTTCAGTGAATCTGTTATGGAAGAAATTGGCAGCTACATTCTTCACTGTATTAGGTTGCTGGACCCACTCCCCATCAATAAGAATACCTGGAATAGCATTGTATGCTCTcctgaaatttattatttttgtggaAGTAACCAGTGTTGCAGTCCCCTTCCTTCAACCATCTGGCCCTTGATTTTTGTGTCATTAAAGATTCAAAAGCATTTGAAGCATTCCATAACTCCTGTTGAAGAGAGTTTCTATCCTTAAGCTCTTGATCAGACAGAATTCGATGAGAGGCTTGATTCTCCACCTCATTTAGTTTCTGCTGAATGTTGAGGATCTTCTTGGCATTAATATTCCCCTCTACCTTGCTCCACTGCTTTATAGCAGCTTTGAAGTTTTTCAGCTTATTTTTAAGGACAATACCCCCCCAACCCCCTGCTGATCAT contains:
- the LOC114420519 gene encoding uncharacterized protein LOC114420519 — protein: MELQEIKCAGNSFTWIRPNGCVKSRLDRFLVSENWLSLWPESCQLVLQRNLSDNCPTILQTSMVDWGPKPFRVFDWWLQQKGYQKMWSKVEGNINAKKILNIQQKLNEVENQASHRILSDQELKDRNSLQQELWNASNAFESLMTQKSRARWLKEGDCNTGYFHKNNKFQESIQCYSRFTEQNHSRPTLNGVQFNSISQGQREQLTAPFSHQEVKEAVWSCGGDKCPGPDGLNLKLLRWKEKGTYQYIVVC